AATAGAAACTTTATTTTTCTCCACTTTTGACTTGTCCATTTCTTATAAAACCATTTCCCACCACGACTCTGCTCATCTGATCCAAGTCGTCTTTTCTGATTCAGATCatgaagatcatcaacatctctTCATATCTAACCATCATCACTCTTCTAGTACTCACAACAATCCCATCATCGGAATCTTACACTAATCACACAGTTGGTGGCGCTTCCGGTTGGTACTTCAATCGCTCTTCCAACAAGTCTATCACTGATTACTCCAAATGGGCTTCCGGCAAAACATTCAACCTCGGCGACTATCTCAGTAAGATCTTAGTTTCAGTTTCAGGAGTAACATTTATGtcatgatttttaatttttgattgttTCGTGTGTATTTTTGTAGTTTTCGATACGAACACGAATCAAACGGTGATTCAAACATACAACGAAACCGCATACAAGATATGTAACGCAGATGATACGGACGCCGCGACTGTTTACAGCGGAGGAGCTGAGATCGGGAAACAAGTGGTGTTGTCGGTTGCATTGATAATTGAAGGTGATAATTATTTCTTCTCTAGTGCTGATGATGGTGCGCAATGTCAAAAAGGTATGGCATTTAAAATTGATGTGGAACATGGTGTTGGATTACCACCGAGTCTTAAtcaaccaccgccaccacctttTGTTGATCCACCACCGTCTGATCAGTCAACCACTCCATCTGA
The nucleotide sequence above comes from Papaver somniferum cultivar HN1 chromosome 8, ASM357369v1, whole genome shotgun sequence. Encoded proteins:
- the LOC113304347 gene encoding cucumber peeling cupredoxin-like, whose protein sequence is MKIINISSYLTIITLLVLTTIPSSESYTNHTVGGASGWYFNRSSNKSITDYSKWASGKTFNLGDYLIFDTNTNQTVIQTYNETAYKICNADDTDAATVYSGGAEIGKQVVLSVALIIEGDNYFFSSADDGAQCQKGMAFKIDVEHGVGLPPSLNQPPPPPFVDPPPSDQSTTPSDTTNPSPQAERFHKNGGQSGRIMGMQHMGVVPFCVLFGFLVLVL